From Meiothermus sp., a single genomic window includes:
- a CDS encoding DinB family protein, whose translation MNPDLELRNQLVNLLTLRQAHADFADAVADFPEAHINTRPPGCPYTFWHLLEHLRLAQKDVLDYIVSDHYRWPTFPDDYWPEAGATTDLSGWNASVRQFMADRQELVAIVQNPAVDLLAPLPNSGKHRHNLLREIHIVAAHNAYHTGELIVLRRVMGIWHS comes from the coding sequence ATGAATCCAGACCTCGAGCTGAGAAACCAACTGGTAAACCTGCTCACCCTCCGGCAAGCCCACGCCGATTTTGCGGATGCGGTGGCGGATTTTCCCGAGGCGCACATCAACACCCGGCCCCCCGGCTGCCCCTACACCTTCTGGCATCTGCTCGAGCACCTGCGGCTGGCGCAAAAGGATGTCCTGGACTACATCGTTTCCGACCATTATCGCTGGCCCACCTTCCCCGATGACTACTGGCCCGAGGCCGGGGCCACCACAGACCTTTCGGGCTGGAATGCGAGCGTCCGGCAGTTCATGGCCGATCGGCAAGAACTGGTGGCCATCGTGCAGAATCCGGCCGTGGATTTGTTGGCCCCGCTGCCCAATAGCGGCAAGCACCGGCACAACCTCCTGCGTGAGATTCACATTGTGGCAGCCCACAATGCCTACCATACCGGCGAGCTGATCGTATTGCGGCGGGTGATGGGCATCTGGCATTCGTAG
- a CDS encoding cell wall metabolism sensor histidine kinase WalK has translation MSFRTRLILAYTILWVLILALTLTIAVYSINFGLYGQVERTLLRYVNEVAQLYASGRAGEISLPRSGPVSVSFYSPGGQLLIAPTPDFEQKVPKNFIRAASSTAKPYYAPTFIAAYQEIPGAVVAVSQDTRYIESISATVRNTLIQGMAFLLPLGALLIVLAARVSLIPLHRAASEVDKRGPRNLEPIHYTGPKDDLGVMVEKVNDLLGELREAQARERAFLAEVSHELRTPLTSLNGYLERLSRNPGDTEMLERARKIAAHTVRMVQDLLALARGEAERSVNAHIVNLGDLLRQAVGEYPGVVLKMPPEFPEVLGDPDRLLQLARNLIANAVRAAGAPEKVQVRVWMVKEPTDNPPDPYESADELRTTSTPEMKPPKQPWAAFAVVDRGPGIAPEVLPRLFTRFARGPEGGTGLGLAIAKQIAEAHGGEIRVASRPGETRFTVFLPLLLEEE, from the coding sequence ATGTCCTTCCGCACCCGACTGATTCTGGCTTATACCATTCTGTGGGTGCTGATTCTGGCCCTGACCCTGACCATTGCTGTCTACAGCATCAACTTTGGCCTATATGGGCAGGTTGAGCGCACCCTGCTGCGCTACGTGAACGAGGTGGCCCAGCTTTATGCCTCGGGCCGCGCTGGGGAGATCAGCCTGCCCCGCTCTGGCCCGGTGAGCGTGAGCTTTTACAGTCCAGGCGGTCAGCTTCTGATTGCCCCCACGCCCGACTTCGAGCAGAAAGTGCCCAAAAACTTTATCCGCGCGGCCAGCAGCACCGCCAAGCCTTACTATGCACCTACCTTTATCGCAGCCTACCAAGAAATTCCGGGGGCAGTGGTGGCGGTCAGTCAGGACACCCGCTATATCGAGAGTATCTCGGCAACGGTGCGCAATACTCTAATCCAGGGCATGGCTTTTCTGCTGCCCCTGGGGGCGCTTTTGATTGTGCTGGCGGCGCGGGTTTCGCTCATTCCGCTGCACCGGGCCGCCTCAGAAGTGGACAAACGCGGCCCGCGTAACCTCGAGCCCATTCACTACACCGGCCCCAAGGACGACCTGGGGGTGATGGTGGAGAAGGTCAACGATCTGCTAGGCGAGCTACGCGAGGCCCAGGCCCGCGAACGGGCCTTTCTGGCCGAGGTCTCGCACGAGCTACGCACCCCCCTGACCTCGCTCAACGGCTACCTCGAGCGCCTCAGTCGCAACCCCGGCGATACCGAGATGCTCGAGCGGGCGCGCAAAATCGCCGCCCACACCGTCCGCATGGTGCAAGACCTGCTGGCCTTAGCCCGGGGCGAGGCCGAGCGCAGCGTGAATGCCCATATCGTCAACCTGGGCGACCTGCTGCGCCAGGCGGTGGGCGAGTATCCCGGCGTGGTGCTCAAGATGCCTCCCGAGTTTCCCGAGGTGCTGGGCGACCCCGACCGCCTCTTGCAGCTTGCGCGTAACCTGATTGCCAACGCGGTGCGGGCAGCGGGCGCCCCCGAAAAAGTGCAGGTGCGGGTCTGGATGGTCAAGGAACCCACCGACAACCCCCCCGACCCCTACGAGTCCGCCGACGAACTGCGCACTACCTCCACCCCCGAGATGAAACCCCCCAAGCAACCCTGGGCGGCCTTTGCTGTGGTGGATCGGGGGCCGGGCATCGCCCCCGAGGTGCTTCCCCGGCTTTTCACGCGCTTTGCCCGCGGCCCCGAGGGCGGCACCGGGCTGGGGCTGGCCATTGCCAAGCAAATTGCCGAGGCCCACGGGGGCGAAATTCGAGTGGCCAGCCGCCCCGGCGAGACCCGCTTCACGGTGTTTTTGCCGCTTTTGTTGGAAGAGGAATAG
- a CDS encoding response regulator transcription factor, with translation MKRILLIEDDPEIAHLLQLELGEAGYTVDWASGGMSGLVRLREAVPDLVILDLGLPDLDGGEVARRIRAGYEVPIIVLTAADAVERKVSLLSDGADDYIVKPFHPAELLARIQVQLRHREGGEQVSVGGLEVHLAKRQVLFEGQELRLSPKEFELLSLLVSRAGKVFSRQEIEEHLWGRQLERDSNVVDVHIANLRSKLREAGAYGYLRTVRGVGYALRQREAE, from the coding sequence ATGAAACGCATTTTGCTGATTGAAGACGACCCCGAAATTGCCCACCTCTTGCAGCTCGAGCTGGGCGAGGCTGGCTACACCGTGGACTGGGCCTCGGGCGGCATGTCCGGCCTGGTGCGCCTGCGCGAAGCGGTGCCCGACCTGGTCATCCTCGACCTGGGCCTGCCCGACCTAGACGGCGGCGAGGTAGCCCGCCGCATCCGGGCCGGTTACGAGGTGCCCATCATCGTGCTAACCGCTGCCGATGCCGTCGAGCGCAAGGTAAGTCTGCTCTCCGACGGGGCCGACGACTATATCGTCAAGCCCTTTCATCCGGCCGAACTGTTGGCCCGCATCCAGGTACAGTTGCGCCACCGCGAAGGAGGCGAGCAGGTCAGTGTGGGGGGCCTGGAGGTGCATCTGGCCAAACGTCAGGTGTTGTTCGAAGGGCAAGAACTGCGCCTCTCGCCCAAAGAGTTCGAGCTGCTCTCGCTCTTGGTAAGCCGCGCTGGCAAGGTTTTTAGCCGGCAGGAGATCGAGGAACACCTGTGGGGAAGGCAGCTCGAGCGCGACTCCAATGTGGTAGACGTACACATTGCCAACCTGCGCTCCAAGCTGCGCGAGGCCGGGGCCTACGGCTATCTGCGCACCGTGCGCGGGGTGGGTTACGCCCTGCGCCAGCGCGAAGCAGAGTGA
- a CDS encoding extracellular solute-binding protein, whose product MNVALQRWLFIGLLCGLANAQRPVEITFWHTLDSPAREALEKIVGEFNGRQREYRIAAQYVGDLREGGLKLTSAIRAGNPPQLYYGEVSFVSRAVQENLALPLEEYLGNLPTDFYPGLLETGRFRGRTYALPVELHLPVLFFNADQLAARRLNPPQSWEALAGAAQQLTTRSARGFIVVSDVYSFNAVVMSRSGQLVREGRPNFTDAKVVESLEYLQSLVRSGSAVSRNIAEAPFALVDFVRTKAFMGIAPITVWPTLEKRTPLPFRLGVAPLPRTPDGRLPLAGGNLMVLRGASETQARGAVALWRYWMEPAVLADWVRATYCLPLRRSAQPLLEDFYREDPRRRVALSGLEQAQTWVQDPEVTLWYGFLEEALERVLKGNANPRQALEEAQRRALTVERR is encoded by the coding sequence GTGAACGTCGCGCTCCAACGATGGCTGTTTATAGGCTTGTTGTGTGGCCTTGCCAACGCCCAAAGACCTGTAGAAATTACCTTTTGGCACACGCTGGACTCCCCCGCCCGGGAGGCGCTGGAAAAAATCGTGGGCGAGTTCAATGGCCGCCAGCGGGAGTACCGCATCGCGGCGCAGTATGTGGGCGACCTGCGTGAAGGGGGCCTTAAGCTTACCTCGGCCATACGGGCAGGTAATCCGCCCCAGCTTTACTATGGCGAGGTCTCGTTTGTCAGCCGGGCCGTACAGGAGAACCTGGCCCTGCCGTTGGAGGAATACCTGGGCAATCTGCCCACCGATTTCTATCCGGGGTTGCTCGAGACCGGGCGCTTCCGGGGCCGAACCTATGCCTTGCCGGTGGAGTTGCACCTGCCGGTGCTGTTTTTCAATGCCGACCAGTTGGCCGCCCGCCGCCTGAACCCCCCCCAGAGCTGGGAGGCCCTGGCCGGGGCCGCCCAGCAGCTTACCACCCGCTCGGCTCGAGGTTTTATTGTGGTGAGCGATGTGTACAGCTTCAACGCAGTGGTAATGAGCCGGAGCGGGCAGCTTGTGCGCGAGGGCCGGCCCAACTTTACCGATGCCAAGGTAGTGGAGAGCCTCGAGTACCTGCAAAGCCTGGTGCGCTCGGGGAGCGCAGTAAGCCGCAACATCGCCGAGGCCCCGTTCGCCCTGGTAGACTTTGTACGCACCAAGGCTTTTATGGGCATCGCCCCCATTACGGTCTGGCCTACCCTGGAAAAACGCACCCCCCTTCCATTTCGGCTGGGCGTAGCCCCTTTGCCCCGCACGCCCGATGGCAGGCTGCCGTTGGCCGGGGGAAACCTGATGGTGTTGCGCGGGGCCAGCGAGACCCAAGCTAGAGGGGCTGTGGCCCTGTGGCGCTACTGGATGGAGCCTGCGGTATTGGCCGACTGGGTGCGGGCCACCTACTGCCTGCCCCTGCGTCGTTCGGCCCAGCCCTTGTTGGAAGACTTCTACCGTGAAGACCCCCGCCGCCGGGTAGCCTTGAGCGGCCTCGAGCAGGCCCAAACCTGGGTGCAAGACCCCGAGGTCACCCTCTGGTATGGCTTTCTGGAAGAGGCCCTCGAGCGCGTTCTGAAGGGCAACGCCAACCCCCGACAAGCGCTGGAAGAAGCCCAGCGCAGGGCCCTGACGGTAGAGCGCCGCTAG
- a CDS encoding cation-transporting P-type ATPase, giving the protein MSAPRPLSGLSTAEAQRRLRTFGLNALPEKRPEALWRRFLHQFKSPLIYILLFALVVDFGGWWLEGRHGWPLESLVIGLILLLNAGLGTWQERKSEAALHKLKRLSSPLVWVERDGVWVQRPSRELVPGDLVRLEAGDRVPADVELLEGSPLVDESVLTGESLPAEKEVGQELFSGTLLVRGKAFAQVLRTGPQSALGKLAALLGEIRAEPTPLERDLHQFGNQVARWVLVLAGALVLLGLFTEGVGRLPQVFLFAVALAVAAVPEGLPAVLTLTLSLGVERMAARKAVVRKLSAVEALGSVTVIATDKTGTLTENRMEVRALDSPDPALAQVALALVNDADHGIGDPMDLALLHYVRQQGVDVEALRQRHPRLSERAFESSHKFQRVTVEAPEGPVSYLKGAPEVLLGRSTLPPHEYQSWQEKALAYAAEGYRVLGVAWGSGETEENLQFLGLVLFWDPPRPEVPEAIRKAQEAGIRVLMVTGDHPATALAIAHQIGIPGERVITGLDLEDYTPQALAQAVREVNVFARVSPEHKLRLVELLQASGEVVAMTGDGVNDAPALKRADVGVAMGQRGSDVSREVADLVLLDDNFATIVAAIEEGRNIYENIQKFIRFLFSTNLSEVLVVAIGAMAAALLNLRDASGALLLPLTAVQILWINLITDGLPALSLTLDKNPSVMQHPPRPPKAPLLDGASLRFVLVSGTIKALCALGLLGLLPRLGYSLEATRSVAFHFMAIGQLFFAYPARHTHLFPLPNPWLHGAVLLGMGVQFLVGMLPASTLALDLVPLPPLLWGVLLGTALLAWGLAELTSRAFWRNHRAWPYTRQATN; this is encoded by the coding sequence ATGAGCGCTCCGCGACCGCTTTCCGGACTGAGCACAGCCGAAGCCCAAAGGCGTCTGCGCACCTTTGGACTCAACGCCCTACCCGAGAAGCGTCCCGAGGCCTTGTGGCGGCGCTTTTTGCACCAGTTCAAAAGCCCCCTCATCTACATTTTGCTCTTTGCCTTGGTGGTGGATTTTGGGGGGTGGTGGCTCGAGGGGCGGCATGGCTGGCCGCTGGAGTCTTTGGTCATCGGACTGATCTTGTTGCTTAATGCCGGGTTAGGCACCTGGCAAGAGCGCAAATCGGAAGCTGCGCTGCACAAGCTCAAGCGCCTGTCCAGCCCTTTGGTCTGGGTCGAGCGCGATGGGGTGTGGGTGCAACGCCCTAGCCGGGAGCTGGTGCCCGGCGACCTGGTACGCCTCGAGGCCGGCGACCGGGTGCCCGCCGACGTGGAGCTGCTGGAGGGCAGCCCCCTGGTGGACGAGTCGGTCTTGACCGGCGAAAGCCTGCCGGCGGAAAAAGAAGTGGGCCAGGAGCTTTTTAGTGGAACCCTGCTGGTGCGGGGCAAGGCCTTTGCTCAAGTGTTGCGTACCGGCCCACAAAGTGCTTTGGGCAAGCTGGCGGCCCTGCTGGGCGAGATTCGCGCCGAGCCCACCCCGCTCGAGCGCGACCTGCACCAATTTGGCAACCAGGTGGCCCGGTGGGTGCTGGTGCTGGCCGGGGCGCTGGTGCTGTTGGGCCTGTTCACCGAGGGGGTGGGTCGGCTCCCGCAGGTCTTTCTGTTTGCCGTGGCCCTGGCGGTGGCCGCCGTGCCGGAGGGGCTTCCGGCGGTACTGACCCTGACCCTCTCGCTGGGGGTGGAGCGCATGGCCGCCCGCAAGGCCGTGGTACGCAAACTTTCGGCGGTGGAGGCGCTGGGCTCGGTGACGGTCATTGCGACCGACAAGACCGGTACCCTCACCGAAAACCGCATGGAGGTGCGGGCCTTAGACAGCCCCGACCCCGCCCTGGCGCAGGTAGCCCTGGCCCTGGTCAACGACGCCGACCACGGCATCGGCGACCCCATGGATCTGGCTTTGCTGCACTATGTGAGGCAGCAGGGGGTAGATGTGGAAGCCCTGCGGCAACGCCACCCCCGCCTCTCCGAACGGGCCTTCGAGAGCAGCCACAAGTTCCAGCGGGTCACGGTAGAGGCCCCAGAGGGCCCGGTGAGCTACCTCAAGGGGGCCCCCGAGGTACTGTTGGGGCGCTCCACCCTGCCCCCGCACGAGTACCAGTCCTGGCAGGAAAAAGCCCTGGCCTACGCCGCCGAGGGCTACCGGGTGCTGGGGGTGGCCTGGGGTAGCGGCGAGACCGAAGAAAACCTGCAATTTTTGGGACTGGTGCTGTTCTGGGATCCGCCCCGACCCGAGGTGCCTGAGGCCATCCGTAAGGCCCAGGAAGCGGGGATTCGGGTCTTGATGGTCACCGGCGACCACCCCGCCACGGCCCTGGCCATCGCGCACCAGATCGGCATACCGGGTGAGCGGGTCATCACCGGCCTCGACCTGGAAGACTACACCCCCCAGGCCCTGGCCCAGGCGGTGCGCGAGGTGAACGTGTTCGCCCGGGTTTCGCCTGAGCACAAGCTCCGGCTGGTGGAGCTACTCCAGGCCAGCGGCGAAGTCGTGGCCATGACCGGCGACGGGGTGAACGATGCCCCGGCCCTCAAACGCGCCGATGTGGGCGTAGCTATGGGACAGCGTGGTTCGGACGTGAGCCGCGAGGTGGCCGATCTGGTTCTACTGGACGACAATTTTGCCACCATCGTGGCCGCCATCGAGGAAGGGCGCAACATCTACGAGAACATCCAGAAGTTCATTCGCTTTTTGTTCTCCACCAACCTCTCGGAAGTGTTGGTGGTGGCCATCGGGGCGATGGCCGCGGCCCTCCTGAACCTGCGGGATGCCTCGGGGGCTTTGCTGCTGCCCCTCACGGCGGTGCAAATCCTGTGGATCAACCTGATTACCGACGGCCTACCGGCCCTCTCGCTCACCCTGGACAAAAACCCCAGCGTGATGCAACACCCGCCCCGGCCCCCCAAAGCCCCCCTGCTGGATGGAGCTTCGTTGCGCTTTGTGCTGGTGAGCGGTACCATCAAGGCGCTTTGTGCGCTGGGACTTTTGGGCTTGCTGCCGCGCCTGGGGTATAGCCTCGAGGCCACCCGCAGCGTGGCTTTCCACTTTATGGCCATTGGGCAGCTTTTCTTCGCCTACCCTGCCCGCCACACCCATCTGTTCCCGTTGCCCAACCCCTGGCTTCACGGTGCGGTGCTGCTGGGAATGGGCGTGCAGTTCCTGGTGGGGATGCTCCCCGCCAGTACCCTTGCGCTGGACTTAGTTCCGCTGCCCCCGCTGCTCTGGGGGGTGTTGCTGGGCACGGCTTTGCTGGCCTGGGGCCTGGCCGAGCTGACCAGCCGCGCCTTCTGGCGCAACCACCGGGCTTGGCCCTACACCCGCCAAGCCACGAACTAG
- the ppsA gene encoding phosphoenolpyruvate synthase, with protein MATAESTKPRSGSKGRSHQTPCFVRWFKETGLDEVPLVGGKNASLGEMVRELSRLGVRVPEGFAITAEAFRHFLKANGLNAPIREQLRELNPHDPDDLAKRTRTIRSLILRASLPEDLEGEVLSAYRELSRQAGVEDLMVAVRSSATAEDLPTASFAGQHESYLGIQGEAELLEAVKKCFASLYTARATRYRVDMGFPHEKVLLSVGVQRLVRSDLASSGVMFTLDTESGFDGVVMLEGVWGLGENIVQGKATPDRFYVHKETLRKGYKPLLWKRLGAKELRLVYDTERHKLRNNPVPPSERNRWVLSDEEVLSLARWALQIEQHYSQKWGTPTPMDIEWAKDGISGELFIVQARPETVHSRKSPSIKTYTLLEEGKVLVEGLAVGEKIATGTAKVIRDPKAMNQLEPGDVLVTVTTNPDWEPIMKIASAIVTERGGRTSHAAIVARELGIPAVVGAAGATKALAKGGLVTVSCAQGEVGRVYEGALKYTVDEFDPHQLGATQTQIMMNVGNPEQAFRLALLPNDGVGLARMEFIFADWVGIHPLALLHPEKLSPKVRREIETKTNGYPSGREYFVDRLSQGIAVLAAAFYPKPVILRMSDFKTNEYAKLLGGEAFEPEEENPMLGWRGASRYYHPDYKEGFLLEVEAVRRVRDLMGLTNLVVMIPFCRTVEEGQKVLEVMREGGLERGQNGLEVYVMAEIPSNVILAEEFSQIFDGFSIGSNDLTQLVLGVDRDSTQVAALFDERNPAVKWACAELIRKAHQYGRKVGICGQAPSDYPEFAAFLVDAGIDSISLNPDSVVRTKRRIVETEQKRKAQI; from the coding sequence ATGGCGACTGCTGAGTCCACCAAGCCCAGAAGCGGCTCCAAGGGCCGCTCCCACCAGACGCCTTGCTTTGTGCGCTGGTTCAAGGAAACAGGCCTTGATGAAGTGCCGCTGGTGGGGGGTAAGAATGCCTCGCTGGGGGAGATGGTACGCGAACTGAGCAGGCTAGGGGTGCGGGTGCCGGAGGGCTTTGCCATTACGGCAGAGGCTTTTAGGCACTTCCTCAAAGCCAATGGCCTGAACGCGCCCATCCGCGAACAATTGCGGGAACTGAACCCCCACGACCCCGACGACCTCGCCAAGCGCACCCGCACGATTCGCAGCCTAATTTTGCGGGCTTCGCTGCCAGAGGATCTCGAGGGCGAGGTTCTTTCGGCCTACCGTGAGCTCTCTCGCCAGGCCGGGGTAGAAGACCTGATGGTGGCGGTGCGCTCCAGCGCCACCGCCGAAGACCTGCCTACGGCCAGTTTTGCTGGACAACACGAGAGTTATTTGGGTATCCAGGGTGAGGCCGAGCTTCTGGAGGCGGTGAAAAAATGCTTTGCCAGCCTTTATACTGCGCGGGCGACCCGCTACCGGGTGGATATGGGCTTCCCCCACGAAAAGGTGCTGCTCTCGGTGGGGGTGCAGCGGCTGGTGCGTTCGGACTTAGCTTCCTCGGGGGTCATGTTTACCCTCGACACCGAGAGCGGTTTCGATGGGGTGGTGATGCTGGAGGGGGTCTGGGGTCTGGGCGAAAACATCGTACAGGGTAAAGCCACCCCCGACCGCTTCTACGTGCACAAAGAAACCCTGCGAAAAGGCTATAAGCCCCTGCTCTGGAAACGGCTTGGGGCTAAGGAACTGCGCCTGGTCTACGATACCGAGCGCCACAAGCTGCGCAACAACCCCGTACCGCCTAGCGAACGCAACCGCTGGGTACTCTCCGACGAAGAAGTATTGAGCTTGGCCCGATGGGCTTTGCAAATCGAGCAGCACTACAGCCAGAAGTGGGGCACCCCCACCCCTATGGACATCGAGTGGGCCAAGGATGGCATTAGCGGCGAACTCTTCATAGTGCAGGCCCGCCCCGAAACCGTCCACAGCCGTAAAAGCCCCAGCATCAAAACCTATACCCTGCTGGAAGAAGGCAAGGTGCTGGTAGAGGGGCTGGCCGTGGGGGAAAAAATTGCCACCGGCACCGCCAAAGTGATCCGCGATCCCAAGGCCATGAACCAGCTCGAGCCCGGCGATGTGCTGGTAACGGTCACCACCAACCCCGACTGGGAGCCCATTATGAAGATTGCCAGCGCCATCGTGACCGAGCGGGGTGGGCGCACCTCACACGCGGCGATTGTGGCCCGCGAGCTGGGCATCCCGGCGGTGGTGGGGGCCGCCGGCGCTACCAAAGCCCTGGCCAAGGGGGGCCTGGTCACGGTTTCGTGTGCCCAGGGTGAGGTGGGACGGGTCTACGAGGGCGCTCTGAAGTACACCGTGGACGAGTTCGACCCCCATCAGTTGGGCGCTACCCAGACCCAGATCATGATGAATGTGGGCAACCCCGAACAGGCCTTCCGTTTGGCTTTGTTGCCCAACGACGGGGTGGGTCTGGCCCGAATGGAGTTCATTTTTGCCGACTGGGTGGGCATTCATCCTCTGGCGCTATTGCACCCCGAAAAACTTTCGCCCAAGGTTCGGCGGGAGATCGAGACCAAAACCAACGGCTACCCGAGCGGGCGCGAGTACTTCGTGGATCGCCTGAGCCAGGGCATTGCGGTGCTGGCCGCTGCCTTCTATCCCAAGCCGGTGATCCTGCGGATGAGCGACTTCAAGACCAACGAGTATGCCAAACTACTGGGTGGCGAGGCCTTTGAGCCCGAAGAAGAAAACCCCATGTTGGGCTGGCGGGGGGCCAGCCGCTACTACCATCCTGATTACAAAGAAGGCTTCTTGCTCGAGGTCGAGGCAGTGCGGCGGGTGCGCGACCTGATGGGCCTTACCAACCTGGTGGTGATGATTCCCTTTTGCCGCACGGTGGAGGAGGGGCAAAAGGTACTCGAGGTTATGCGAGAAGGCGGGTTGGAGCGTGGCCAGAATGGACTGGAAGTCTATGTGATGGCCGAGATTCCTTCCAATGTGATCCTGGCGGAGGAGTTTAGTCAGATTTTTGATGGCTTTTCGATTGGCTCCAACGACCTGACCCAGTTGGTGCTGGGGGTAGATCGCGACTCCACCCAGGTAGCCGCCCTGTTTGACGAGCGCAACCCGGCGGTGAAGTGGGCTTGCGCCGAGCTGATCCGCAAAGCTCATCAGTACGGACGCAAGGTGGGCATTTGCGGGCAAGCTCCCTCCGACTACCCGGAGTTTGCGGCTTTTCTGGTAGATGCGGGCATAGATTCTATCAGTCTCAACCCCGACTCGGTGGTGCGCACCAAACGGCGCATTGTGGAAACCGAGCAAAAGCGCAAGGCCCAGATTTGA
- a CDS encoding alpha/beta hydrolase — MLLIIHGFGEHSGRYENLAQHLAAQGYAVYAPDLRGHGGSEGQRGHIDRWLDYRSDLATLYRYMEIWEGSVPGFLYGHSMGSLVVLEYLTGQAPGVRGAIVSGVLLEPGQPAHPLLVAAARFLSRHWPNAPLWLNLSPKALSRDPEVVRAYRKDPLVHNRASARWGTEVLRTIELVKEEVKSIQRPLLILHGEADTISRVEGARWLFREVSSADKELRIYPGGFHEPHNDLCKDQVLQDISEWLERHL; from the coding sequence ATGCTGCTGATCATCCACGGGTTCGGCGAGCACAGCGGTCGTTACGAAAACCTGGCCCAGCACCTGGCTGCCCAGGGCTATGCCGTGTATGCGCCCGACCTTCGGGGTCATGGGGGCTCTGAAGGACAGCGCGGCCATATCGATCGCTGGTTAGATTATCGCTCAGACCTGGCGACGCTGTACCGGTATATGGAGATATGGGAAGGCTCGGTTCCGGGGTTTCTATACGGCCACAGCATGGGGAGCCTGGTTGTGCTGGAGTATCTAACGGGCCAGGCCCCGGGTGTACGGGGGGCCATTGTGAGCGGGGTGTTGCTCGAGCCTGGCCAGCCGGCCCACCCCCTTCTGGTGGCGGCAGCGCGCTTCCTCTCGCGCCACTGGCCCAATGCGCCCCTCTGGTTGAACCTCAGCCCCAAGGCCCTCTCTCGAGACCCGGAGGTTGTCCGGGCCTATCGCAAAGACCCTCTGGTACACAACCGCGCCAGCGCCCGGTGGGGTACCGAGGTTTTGCGCACCATCGAGTTGGTCAAGGAGGAGGTCAAAAGTATCCAGCGTCCCCTGCTGATCCTGCATGGCGAAGCCGACACCATCAGCCGGGTAGAGGGAGCCCGCTGGCTTTTCCGAGAAGTCTCCTCTGCCGACAAAGAACTGCGCATCTACCCCGGCGGTTTCCACGAGCCCCACAACGATCTGTGCAAAGACCAGGTGTTGCAAGACATCTCCGAGTGGCTCGAGCGTCACCTCTAG
- a CDS encoding peptidylprolyl isomerase yields MEEPNPSVMIQTELGSIELELFLSQAPITVGNFLRYVNEKRYQGATFYRTVRPDNQAHSPVKIEVIQGGLGMGEHPAKLPPIPHETTAQTGLRHLDGTLSMARLEPGSAQSEFFICIGDQPELDFGGGRNPDGQGFAAFGQVVRGMEVVQQIQQQPAAGGMPLEGQWIVEPVKIISIELI; encoded by the coding sequence ATGGAAGAACCCAACCCCAGCGTTATGATCCAGACCGAACTAGGCTCCATTGAGCTCGAGCTCTTCCTTTCCCAAGCACCCATTACGGTAGGCAACTTTCTGCGCTACGTAAACGAGAAGCGCTACCAAGGTGCCACCTTCTACCGCACCGTGCGCCCCGATAACCAGGCCCATAGCCCGGTTAAGATCGAGGTCATTCAAGGAGGGCTGGGCATGGGGGAGCATCCGGCCAAACTGCCCCCCATTCCCCATGAAACCACCGCCCAGACCGGCCTGCGCCATCTGGATGGCACGCTTTCGATGGCCCGCCTCGAGCCGGGCTCGGCACAATCGGAGTTCTTTATCTGCATCGGCGACCAGCCCGAACTAGATTTTGGCGGCGGGCGCAACCCGGACGGGCAGGGCTTTGCCGCTTTCGGGCAGGTGGTGCGGGGAATGGAAGTTGTACAGCAGATCCAACAACAGCCTGCAGCAGGAGGTATGCCTCTGGAGGGTCAGTGGATCGTGGAGCCGGTCAAAATTATTTCCATTGAGCTGATATAA